In one Pseudomonas sp. SCA2728.1_7 genomic region, the following are encoded:
- a CDS encoding DNA topoisomerase III, protein MRLYLCEKPSQAKDIAAVLGAKRRGDGCWLGTDVTVTWCIGHLLETAPPDAYDARYKRWVLADLPIIPDKWKMTVKPRTASQYKAVKRLLGEASELIIATDADREGEMIARELVEHCRYRGPIRRLWLSALDEASIRKALAALKPGAETFSLYHSALGRSRADWLIGMNMSRLFTLLGRQSGYQGVLPVGRVQTPTLRLVVDRDRSIADFVPVPFWAIDVDLLYNGIPFTAQWRAPSDVCDDQERCLNQALAQQAAAAISSAASARVIKLKTERMREVAPLPFDLGTLQEVCSKKLGLGAQETLDIAQALYETYKVITYPRSDCGYLPLSQHSEAPGILAALRQADPGLEALNGFLEPQRKSRAWNDAKVSAHHGIIPTAAAKNLERLSGKHRAVYTLIRARYLAQFLPNHEYDRTQADFDCAGEALRAVGKQIIEPGWKRALPEALAPAKGREAPAPQTLPALSQGVECAIAAVKFKDLWTQPPKPYTEGDLIKAMKNVAKLVEDPLLKQKLKDTTGIGTEATRASIIQGLIDRGYLVKNGKALAATPAAFSLIDAVPRAIADPGTTAIWEQALDMVQSGEMSLEEFVTKQAAWMSKQVTRCSSLSLTISGPPPAGKAAAPWKKKRKSTRSKTTGTTKRVPKPAGK, encoded by the coding sequence ATGCGGCTGTACCTCTGTGAAAAACCCTCCCAGGCCAAAGATATTGCGGCCGTGCTCGGCGCCAAGCGTCGGGGCGACGGCTGCTGGCTGGGAACGGACGTCACGGTGACCTGGTGCATCGGCCACTTGCTCGAAACCGCGCCGCCAGATGCCTATGACGCGCGCTACAAGCGCTGGGTACTGGCCGATCTGCCGATCATTCCGGACAAGTGGAAAATGACCGTCAAGCCGCGCACCGCCAGCCAGTACAAAGCGGTCAAGCGCCTGCTCGGCGAGGCCAGCGAACTGATCATCGCCACCGACGCCGACCGTGAGGGCGAGATGATCGCCCGGGAACTGGTCGAGCATTGTCGTTATCGCGGGCCGATCCGCCGCTTGTGGCTGTCGGCGCTGGACGAAGCATCGATCCGCAAAGCCTTGGCCGCGCTGAAACCGGGGGCCGAGACGTTCAGCCTGTATCACTCGGCGCTGGGCCGCTCGCGGGCAGACTGGCTGATCGGCATGAACATGAGCCGGCTGTTCACACTGCTCGGTCGGCAATCGGGTTATCAAGGCGTGTTGCCAGTAGGCCGGGTGCAGACACCGACCTTACGGCTGGTGGTTGATCGCGACCGCAGCATCGCCGATTTCGTGCCAGTGCCATTCTGGGCGATCGATGTTGATCTGCTGTACAACGGCATCCCGTTTACCGCGCAGTGGCGGGCGCCGTCGGATGTCTGTGACGATCAGGAGCGCTGCCTGAATCAAGCGCTGGCCCAGCAAGCGGCGGCTGCGATCAGCAGCGCTGCCAGTGCTCGAGTGATCAAGCTGAAAACCGAGCGCATGCGCGAAGTGGCGCCCCTGCCCTTCGATCTCGGCACCTTGCAGGAAGTCTGTTCGAAGAAACTAGGCCTCGGTGCGCAGGAAACCCTCGATATCGCCCAGGCGCTCTACGAAACCTACAAAGTCATCACTTACCCGCGCAGTGATTGCGGTTATCTGCCCCTGAGCCAGCACAGCGAGGCGCCGGGGATCCTCGCTGCGTTGCGTCAGGCCGATCCGGGCCTTGAAGCGCTCAACGGGTTTCTCGAGCCGCAACGCAAATCCCGAGCATGGAACGACGCCAAAGTCAGCGCGCACCACGGCATCATTCCCACTGCTGCAGCGAAAAACCTTGAGCGCCTGAGCGGCAAGCACCGCGCGGTCTACACGCTGATCCGTGCGCGCTATCTGGCGCAGTTCCTGCCCAATCACGAATACGATCGCACCCAGGCCGATTTCGATTGCGCCGGTGAAGCCCTGCGCGCCGTCGGCAAGCAAATCATCGAACCGGGCTGGAAGCGTGCTCTGCCCGAGGCGCTGGCACCCGCCAAGGGCCGCGAAGCACCCGCGCCGCAAACCTTGCCGGCTCTGAGCCAAGGCGTCGAATGCGCCATCGCCGCAGTGAAATTCAAGGATCTGTGGACGCAACCACCGAAACCCTACACCGAGGGCGATCTGATCAAGGCGATGAAAAACGTCGCCAAACTGGTCGAGGATCCACTGCTCAAACAGAAACTCAAGGACACCACCGGGATCGGCACCGAAGCCACCCGCGCCTCGATCATTCAGGGCTTGATTGATCGGGGCTATCTGGTGAAAAACGGCAAGGCCCTCGCCGCCACACCGGCGGCGTTCAGCCTGATCGATGCGGTGCCCCGCGCGATTGCCGATCCCGGCACCACGGCGATCTGGGAGCAGGCGCTGGACATGGTGCAAAGTGGCGAAATGAGCCTGGAAGAATTCGTTACCAAACAAGCGGCGTGGATGAGCAAACAGGTGACACGCTGCTCCAGCCTCAGCCTGACCATCAGCGGCCCGCCGCCGGCCGGCAAAGCCGCGGCACCGTGGAAGAAGAAACGCAAATCGACGCGCAGCAAAACCACAGGCACCACCAAACGCGTGCCGAAACCGGCTGGCAAATAA
- a CDS encoding GNAT family N-acetyltransferase, whose product MANIELHPAQRDELEVLENLMQFYMYDFSEWLPLKLADHGFFSIQPKTDYWRHPATRPFLIRVGGELAGFVTVDDEIHIPGAEHNIGYFFIARRFRGQGVAQFVVSALLSQIPGQWQIFHIDANLPAQRFWARLIPLLSNGRFTLQQREVDGYPCTFYGLRTPFSVA is encoded by the coding sequence ATGGCCAATATCGAACTGCACCCTGCTCAGCGCGATGAGCTGGAAGTCCTCGAAAACCTCATGCAGTTCTACATGTACGACTTTAGCGAATGGCTGCCGCTGAAGCTCGCTGATCATGGTTTCTTCTCCATCCAGCCGAAAACCGACTACTGGCGCCACCCGGCTACCCGCCCCTTTCTGATTCGCGTCGGCGGCGAACTGGCCGGGTTTGTGACCGTCGATGACGAAATCCACATTCCCGGTGCCGAACACAACATCGGCTACTTTTTCATCGCCCGACGCTTTCGTGGCCAAGGCGTCGCGCAGTTTGTCGTCTCTGCCCTCTTGAGCCAGATCCCCGGTCAATGGCAGATTTTCCATATCGACGCCAACCTGCCGGCCCAGCGCTTCTGGGCCAGGCTGATTCCGTTGTTGAGCAATGGCCGCTTCACCCTGCAGCAGCGCGAAGTAGACGGTTATCCGTGCACCTTCTACGGGCTGCGCACGCCTTTTTCCGTTGCCTGA
- the cynR gene encoding transcriptional regulator CynR, with product MLLRHLRYLLAVADHGGFTRAAEALHVSQPTLSQQIRQLEETLGVSLFDRTSRTVKPTDAGVAYIECARRVLVELEAGKRALHDVKDLSRGTLRLAMTPTFMAYLVGPLVRDFAARYPGIHLQIFELSMDDIEAGLADDSLDIAIAFTPVRSADIECIPAFIETLGIMVGREHPLYDSVAVLTPEDIASLDFALLAPDFITRLSVDEYFRQQGITPQVRIEVNSVSTLLEVVRHSPLATMLPEAIATEDRALRRLRVESDAPQRGAALLRRRNNYHSAAAVAFVELVLDMGSPSP from the coding sequence ATGCTGCTGCGACATTTGCGTTATCTGCTGGCCGTTGCCGATCACGGCGGCTTCACCCGTGCCGCCGAGGCGTTGCATGTGTCGCAGCCAACCCTGTCGCAGCAGATTCGCCAACTGGAGGAAACCCTGGGGGTGAGCCTGTTCGATCGCACTTCGCGTACGGTCAAACCGACGGACGCCGGCGTGGCCTACATCGAATGCGCGCGGCGGGTGTTGGTCGAGCTGGAGGCGGGCAAGCGCGCGTTGCATGACGTGAAGGATTTGTCTCGCGGGACGTTACGTCTGGCGATGACGCCGACATTCATGGCGTATCTGGTCGGGCCGTTGGTGCGCGACTTTGCCGCGCGGTATCCGGGGATTCATTTGCAGATCTTCGAGTTGTCGATGGATGACATTGAGGCGGGGCTGGCGGATGACTCGCTGGATATTGCGATTGCGTTCACGCCGGTGCGCAGCGCCGATATCGAGTGTATTCCGGCGTTTATCGAAACGTTGGGGATCATGGTCGGGCGGGAGCATCCGTTGTATGACAGTGTGGCGGTGCTGACACCGGAGGATATCGCTTCACTGGATTTCGCCTTGTTGGCGCCGGACTTCATCACGCGGTTATCGGTGGATGAGTATTTCCGTCAGCAGGGGATTACGCCGCAGGTGCGGATCGAGGTGAACTCGGTGAGTACGTTGCTGGAAGTGGTGCGGCATTCGCCGCTGGCGACGATGTTGCCGGAAGCGATTGCGACGGAGGATCGGGCGTTGCGCAGGTTGCGGGTCGAGAGTGATGCGCCGCAGCGTGGGGCGGCGTTGTTGCGGCGGCGCAATAATTATCACAGTGCGGCGGCGGTGGCGTTTGTGGAATTGGTGTTGGACATGGGAAGCCCCTCACCCTAA
- the cynS gene encoding cyanase, translated as MQQSHAYNDTSLALTTRVLDAKARKDLSWQDLADGTGLSLAYVTAALLGQHPLPENAAQVVGDKLELSAEDVAAMQIIPLRGSLSGVPTDPTIYRFHEMIQIYGTTLKALVHEQFGDGIISAINFKLDIKKVEDPEGGSRAVVTLDGKFLPLRPF; from the coding sequence ATGCAACAGTCCCACGCCTACAACGACACCAGCCTGGCCCTGACCACCCGCGTTCTCGACGCCAAGGCACGCAAAGATCTGTCGTGGCAGGATCTGGCCGACGGCACCGGCCTGAGCCTGGCGTACGTCACCGCAGCCCTGCTTGGCCAACACCCGCTGCCAGAAAACGCCGCCCAAGTGGTCGGCGACAAGCTTGAACTGAGCGCTGAAGACGTCGCGGCGATGCAGATCATCCCCCTGCGTGGCAGCCTCAGCGGCGTGCCGACCGACCCGACCATCTACCGCTTCCACGAGATGATCCAGATCTACGGCACCACCCTCAAAGCGCTGGTTCACGAGCAATTCGGCGACGGCATCATCAGCGCGATCAACTTCAAACTCGACATCAAGAAAGTCGAAGACCCGGAAGGCGGCTCCCGCGCTGTGGTCACCCTCGACGGCAAATTCCTGCCCCTGCGTCCGTTCTGA
- a CDS encoding DUF2790 domain-containing protein, giving the protein MQKILLILALLGGVCAQASATDEAVAYRYGMQLDIAQVLSITPVADVCGVVPVEMTYLDSHGGKHILQYSEFGSGCSN; this is encoded by the coding sequence ATGCAAAAAATTCTGTTGATTCTGGCTTTGCTCGGCGGCGTTTGCGCCCAGGCATCTGCCACTGACGAGGCCGTTGCCTACCGCTACGGCATGCAACTGGATATCGCCCAAGTGCTGAGCATTACCCCGGTTGCCGACGTGTGTGGCGTGGTGCCGGTGGAGATGACGTATCTGGACAGCCACGGCGGCAAACACATTCTTCAATACAGCGAATTCGGCAGCGGTTGCTCGAACTGA
- a CDS encoding carbonic anhydrase — protein sequence MKNLIDGFLKFQNEAFPQRTELFKHLATTQQPGTLFITCSDSRVVPELLTQQEPGELFVIRNAGNIVPSYSPHPGGVSATVEYAVAVLGVTDIVICGHSDCGAMTAIAQCKCMDHLPAVSGWLQHAESAKVVNEARPHANDAAKLSSMVRENVIAQLANIQTHPSVRLAQEKGLLNLHGWVYDIETGSIDALSADRRTFVPLAEQPATCAIHAQTTHAA from the coding sequence ATGAAAAACCTGATTGATGGCTTCCTGAAATTCCAGAACGAAGCGTTCCCGCAACGCACCGAACTGTTCAAACACCTGGCGACCACGCAACAGCCCGGCACCTTGTTCATCACCTGTTCCGACAGCCGTGTAGTGCCGGAATTATTGACCCAACAAGAACCCGGCGAACTGTTTGTGATCCGCAATGCCGGCAATATCGTCCCTTCGTATAGCCCGCATCCGGGCGGGGTTTCGGCGACGGTGGAGTACGCGGTGGCGGTGCTTGGCGTGACCGATATTGTGATCTGCGGGCATTCTGACTGCGGCGCGATGACCGCGATTGCCCAGTGCAAATGCATGGATCACTTACCCGCCGTCAGTGGCTGGCTGCAGCATGCCGAGTCGGCGAAAGTGGTTAACGAGGCGCGTCCACACGCCAATGACGCGGCGAAGTTGAGTTCGATGGTGCGCGAGAACGTGATCGCGCAACTGGCGAATATCCAGACCCACCCGAGCGTGCGTCTGGCCCAGGAAAAAGGCCTGCTGAATCTGCATGGCTGGGTGTATGACATCGAGACCGGCTCGATCGATGCGCTGTCCGCCGACCGCCGCACGTTTGTGCCACTGGCCGAGCAACCGGCGACTTGCGCGATCCATGCACAAACCACGCACGCGGCCTGA
- a CDS encoding aldehyde dehydrogenase family protein, which translates to MSLALERLVAGTPIPFAGNRVTVVSPELAARFQPGDHLLVEQVSGELLLIPVADQQAASVAIERAAAAFTALSAVSDEAISQFFDLFAQRLETPDCWAHIETANLADIERAKARGRSTTRLLADGRMRDDMIAGLRAWRDAAATRGKVISSVEHDGWKVEQVVSPLGIVAFVFEGRPNVFADAAGVLRTGNTAVLRIGSDALGTAQAIVTHALNPALADAGLPAGAVSLVESVNHAAGWAMFADRRLSLAVARGSGRAVSQLGSIAQQAGTAVSLHGTGGAWLIADRAADATRFAAVVRNSLDRKVCNTLNVCLIQRDRAAELVPLFLDALQQAGTARGQGCKLHIVEGSERYLPSEWQNATVEVYRAEGYQTEALAEPLAESALGREWEWEETPEVSLMIVDDLDQAIALFNRYSPQFTVSLISEDPAVQERFYNAVNAPFVGNGITRWVDGQYALNKPELGLSNWESGRLFARSAILSGDGVFTVRSRMTQIDLTVKR; encoded by the coding sequence ATGTCTCTTGCGCTCGAACGTCTAGTCGCTGGCACGCCGATCCCTTTCGCTGGTAACCGCGTCACCGTGGTCAGCCCCGAACTGGCCGCGCGTTTTCAGCCCGGTGACCACCTGTTGGTGGAGCAGGTCAGTGGCGAGTTGTTGTTGATTCCCGTGGCGGATCAGCAGGCGGCGTCCGTGGCCATCGAACGCGCGGCAGCGGCATTCACCGCACTGTCGGCGGTGTCCGATGAGGCCATCAGCCAGTTCTTCGACTTGTTCGCACAACGTCTGGAAACCCCGGACTGCTGGGCGCACATCGAAACCGCCAACCTTGCCGATATCGAACGGGCCAAGGCGCGCGGCCGCTCGACCACCCGTTTGCTCGCCGATGGGCGCATGCGCGACGACATGATCGCCGGCCTGCGTGCCTGGCGCGATGCCGCCGCCACGCGCGGCAAAGTCATCAGCAGCGTCGAGCACGACGGCTGGAAGGTTGAGCAGGTGGTTTCGCCGCTGGGCATTGTCGCGTTTGTCTTTGAAGGTCGACCGAACGTGTTCGCCGACGCGGCGGGTGTCTTGCGCACCGGCAACACCGCCGTGCTGCGTATCGGCAGCGATGCCTTGGGCACCGCGCAAGCCATCGTCACTCACGCACTGAACCCGGCGCTGGCTGATGCAGGTCTGCCGGCCGGCGCGGTGTCGTTGGTGGAAAGCGTCAATCACGCCGCCGGTTGGGCGATGTTTGCTGACCGACGTTTGTCGCTGGCGGTGGCGCGTGGTTCGGGTCGTGCGGTCAGTCAGTTGGGCAGCATTGCCCAGCAGGCTGGCACCGCCGTCAGCCTGCACGGTACGGGTGGCGCATGGTTGATCGCCGATCGTGCTGCCGATGCCACACGCTTTGCCGCCGTGGTGCGCAACTCGCTGGACCGCAAAGTGTGCAACACCCTCAACGTCTGTCTGATCCAGCGTGATCGCGCGGCGGAACTGGTGCCGTTGTTTCTTGATGCATTGCAGCAGGCCGGCACCGCGCGAGGCCAGGGCTGCAAATTGCACATCGTCGAAGGCAGCGAACGTTACCTGCCAAGCGAGTGGCAGAACGCGACGGTCGAGGTCTATCGCGCTGAGGGTTATCAGACTGAAGCACTGGCTGAGCCCTTGGCGGAATCCGCATTGGGTCGCGAGTGGGAATGGGAAGAAACCCCGGAAGTCAGCCTGATGATTGTCGACGATCTGGATCAGGCGATTGCGTTGTTCAATCGCTACAGCCCGCAATTTACCGTGTCGTTGATCAGTGAGGATCCAGCCGTACAAGAGCGTTTTTACAACGCGGTGAATGCGCCGTTCGTGGGCAATGGCATTACCCGTTGGGTCGACGGCCAGTACGCGCTGAACAAGCCGGAGCTGGGGCTTTCGAACTGGGAGAGTGGGCGCTTGTTTGCGCGCAGTGCGATTCTTTCGGGGGATGGCGTGTTCACTGTGCGCAGCCGCATGACGCAGATCGATCTCACAGTAAAACGCTGA
- the glsB gene encoding glutaminase B produces MQALLNEILDAVRPLIGQGKVADYIPALGTVPANQLGIAVYGNDGEMYCAGDAETPFSVQSISKVFSLVQAIDHSGEAIWERLGHEPSGQPFNSLVQLEFERGRPRNPFINAGALVICDINQSRFAAPTLSMRDFVRRLSGNPQIMIDGKVADSEYQHRARNAAMAYLMQSFGNFHNDVEAVLRSYFSHCALRMNCIDLARAFCFLANDGFCKHSGEQILTRRQTQQVNSIMATSGLYDEAGNFAYRVGLPGKSGVGGGIVAVVPGQFTVCVWSPELNAAGNSLAGMAALEMLSSRIGWSVF; encoded by the coding sequence ATGCAAGCGCTGTTGAACGAGATTCTTGACGCTGTCCGCCCGCTGATCGGGCAGGGCAAGGTGGCTGACTATATTCCCGCCCTCGGCACGGTGCCGGCCAATCAACTGGGCATCGCCGTGTACGGCAACGACGGCGAGATGTACTGCGCCGGTGACGCCGAGACGCCGTTCTCGGTGCAGAGTATTTCCAAGGTGTTCAGCCTGGTGCAGGCGATCGATCATTCCGGCGAAGCGATCTGGGAGCGCCTCGGTCACGAGCCTTCCGGGCAGCCGTTCAACTCGCTGGTGCAGCTGGAATTCGAGCGCGGTCGGCCACGCAATCCGTTCATCAATGCCGGTGCGCTGGTGATCTGCGACATCAACCAGTCGCGCTTCGCCGCGCCGACCCTGTCGATGCGCGATTTCGTCCGGCGCCTGTCCGGCAATCCGCAGATCATGATCGACGGCAAAGTCGCCGACTCCGAATACCAGCACCGCGCGCGCAATGCGGCGATGGCGTATCTGATGCAGTCGTTCGGCAACTTTCACAACGACGTCGAAGCGGTGCTGCGCAGCTATTTCAGCCACTGCGCGTTGCGCATGAACTGCATCGATCTGGCCCGGGCGTTCTGCTTTCTGGCCAACGACGGTTTCTGCAAACACAGCGGCGAACAGATCCTCACGCGTCGGCAAACCCAGCAGGTCAACTCGATCATGGCCACCAGCGGGCTGTATGACGAAGCGGGCAACTTCGCTTATCGCGTCGGCTTGCCGGGCAAGAGCGGTGTCGGCGGCGGGATTGTTGCGGTGGTGCCGGGGCAGTTCACGGTGTGCGTGTGGTCGCCGGAGTTGAATGCTGCGGGGAATTCGCTGGCGGGGATGGCGGCGCTGGAGATGCTCAGTTCGCGGATTGGCTGGTCAGTCTTTTGA
- a CDS encoding GFA family protein: MHLEGSCHCGEVTFSLTSAHPYPYQRCYCSICHKTQGGGGYAINLGGDATSLKVRGRKHISVYHAKMKDEGDKRAHRSSAERHFCSLCGSGLWLFSPEWPELIHPFASAIDTPLPVPPEHTHLMLGSKATWVEVEAKTKDQQFDVYPEESIAEWHERLGLTR; this comes from the coding sequence ATGCATCTCGAAGGCTCCTGCCATTGCGGCGAGGTCACGTTCAGCCTCACCAGCGCCCACCCCTACCCTTATCAACGCTGCTATTGCTCGATCTGCCACAAGACCCAGGGCGGTGGCGGTTATGCGATCAACCTCGGCGGCGACGCGACCAGCCTCAAGGTACGCGGGCGCAAACATATCAGCGTCTATCACGCGAAGATGAAAGACGAGGGCGACAAACGCGCCCATCGCAGCAGCGCCGAGCGGCATTTCTGTTCACTGTGCGGCAGCGGCTTGTGGCTGTTCAGCCCGGAGTGGCCGGAGCTGATCCACCCGTTCGCCTCGGCCATCGATACACCGTTGCCGGTGCCGCCGGAGCACACGCATCTGATGCTCGGTTCGAAAGCAACCTGGGTCGAAGTCGAGGCCAAAACCAAAGACCAACAGTTCGACGTCTACCCCGAAGAATCCATTGCCGAATGGCATGAACGCCTCGGCTTGACCCGCTGA
- a CDS encoding TonB-dependent siderophore receptor has protein sequence MSHVRFALCPLALALLSISANAAEKTDQTLQLGATNISAQGLGATTEDTRSYTTGAMSSATGLPLSIRETPQSVTVITRQQMDDRGVQSVGDALRNTPGISMQKYDSDRTEFSARGLAITNFQYDGVNIPYDGVYGENPNNGDDAASIDRIEIIKGATGLMTGSGDPSATVNLIRKKPTKEFKASISGTVGSWDAYRTVGDISGSLTDSGNVRGRFVGAYSDQNSYLDHYSQRKDLFYGILEADLSDDTLLTFGVDKSSTTPRGSSWTGNPVYFADGGRTDFGRHFNSAADWSRRDFDNITYFASLEQALANDWKFKVSLDQKTTDHDTRLASASGGNPNRASGEGMFMYWGRWQGHRVQNTADVNVSGPFTLGGREHELIVGVMTSHSRQTGATYDTSAFSEVPGSIYDWDGNLPKQDFPKNGKYERTQSQNGIYLATRLRPTDDLSVILGSRLSTFKYNEDYRYNPGAGLDDTHTSYKEHGVVTPYAGVIYDLDDTYSLYASYTSIYQPQTYKDANGSTLAPVEGDSYETGLKAAYFDGRLNASLAFFRIEQDGVAESIGTNAVTNEGIYKAIDGATTKGVELELAGELAEGWNVSAGYTYARTRDADEQRMYGYPLSTTKPEHTVRTFTTYRLPGVLDKVTVGGGVSWQSAFYGKIYSAPAGDYTRIKQGGYTLVDLMSRYQYNEHLSFTVNANNVFDKRYLTGLGNFDTTFYGEPRNLMLTTKWDF, from the coding sequence ATGTCGCACGTCCGTTTCGCCCTGTGCCCGCTGGCACTGGCCTTGCTGAGCATTTCTGCCAACGCCGCTGAAAAAACCGACCAGACCTTGCAACTGGGCGCCACCAACATTTCCGCCCAAGGCCTCGGCGCCACTACCGAAGACACCCGCTCCTACACCACCGGCGCGATGTCCTCGGCCACCGGCCTGCCACTTTCGATCCGCGAAACCCCGCAATCAGTGACGGTCATCACTCGCCAGCAAATGGACGATCGCGGCGTACAAAGTGTCGGTGATGCGTTGCGCAATACCCCCGGCATTTCGATGCAGAAGTACGACAGCGACCGTACCGAGTTTTCCGCGCGCGGACTGGCGATCACCAACTTCCAGTACGACGGCGTCAACATTCCATACGACGGCGTGTACGGCGAGAACCCGAACAACGGCGACGACGCCGCCAGCATCGACCGCATTGAAATCATCAAAGGCGCCACCGGCCTGATGACAGGCTCCGGCGACCCGTCGGCCACAGTCAACCTGATCCGCAAGAAGCCGACCAAAGAGTTCAAAGCTTCGATCAGCGGCACCGTTGGTTCGTGGGATGCCTACCGCACCGTGGGTGATATTTCCGGTTCGCTGACCGACTCGGGCAACGTGCGCGGGCGTTTCGTCGGTGCCTACTCCGATCAGAATTCCTATCTGGATCACTACAGTCAACGCAAAGACCTGTTCTACGGCATCCTCGAAGCGGATCTGAGCGACGACACTCTGCTGACCTTCGGCGTAGACAAATCCAGTACGACCCCGCGCGGTTCGTCGTGGACCGGCAACCCGGTGTATTTCGCCGATGGCGGGCGAACCGACTTTGGTCGCCACTTCAACTCCGCCGCTGACTGGAGCCGCCGCGATTTCGACAACATCACCTACTTCGCCTCCTTGGAACAGGCGTTGGCCAATGACTGGAAATTCAAAGTCAGCCTCGACCAGAAAACCACCGATCACGACACCCGCCTCGCTTCGGCCAGCGGTGGCAATCCGAACCGCGCCAGCGGCGAAGGCATGTTCATGTACTGGGGACGCTGGCAAGGTCACCGCGTGCAGAACACCGCTGACGTCAACGTCTCTGGCCCTTTCACCCTCGGTGGTCGCGAGCATGAACTGATCGTCGGGGTCATGACCTCGCACTCGCGACAGACTGGCGCGACCTACGACACCAGTGCGTTTTCCGAAGTGCCAGGGAGCATCTACGACTGGGACGGCAATCTGCCGAAACAGGATTTCCCGAAGAACGGCAAATACGAGCGCACCCAGAGCCAGAACGGCATTTACCTGGCCACGCGCCTGCGCCCGACCGACGATCTCTCGGTGATTCTCGGCAGCCGCTTGAGCACCTTCAAATACAACGAAGACTACCGCTACAACCCCGGCGCCGGCCTCGACGACACCCACACCAGTTACAAGGAACACGGCGTGGTCACACCGTACGCCGGGGTGATTTATGACCTCGACGACACCTACTCGCTGTATGCCAGCTACACCAGCATTTATCAGCCGCAGACCTACAAGGACGCCAACGGCTCGACGCTTGCGCCGGTCGAGGGCGACAGCTATGAAACCGGTTTGAAAGCGGCGTATTTCGACGGTCGCCTCAACGCCAGCCTGGCGTTCTTCCGCATCGAGCAGGACGGCGTGGCCGAGTCGATCGGCACCAACGCGGTGACCAACGAAGGCATCTACAAAGCCATCGACGGCGCCACCACCAAGGGCGTGGAGCTGGAACTGGCCGGCGAACTGGCCGAAGGCTGGAACGTCTCCGCCGGTTACACCTACGCGCGCACCCGTGATGCCGATGAGCAGCGCATGTACGGTTATCCGTTGTCGACCACCAAGCCTGAGCATACGGTGCGCACCTTCACTACCTACCGTTTGCCCGGCGTGCTCGACAAGGTCACCGTCGGTGGCGGCGTGAGCTGGCAGAGCGCGTTCTACGGAAAGATCTACAGCGCCCCGGCCGGCGACTACACGCGGATCAAACAGGGCGGCTACACCCTCGTCGACCTGATGAGCCGCTATCAGTACAACGAGCACCTGAGCTTCACGGTCAACGCCAATAACGTCTTCGACAAGCGCTACCTGACCGGCCTGGGCAACTTCGACACCACGTTCTACGGTGAGCCGCGCAATTTGATGCTGACGACCAAGTGGGATTTTTGA